The region AAATCAAACCTGAACTACACCTTAAAAAACCCAAAATCACCTACGCCATAAACGTGCTCTTAGCCGCGGTTTTTGTAGTTTCCGCTTATGCACTAATCAATGCATTAACTAGTATCTTCATTGGCACATTTATCGCTTCAATCGTTCTGCTAATTCTTCAGGCCGCCGTTGAAGACCGCAAGACTTGGATAACCTGGCTGGTTGTCGGCGTGTTTGTTGCCAGTATAATGTCGGGGATTTTTGGTGCGGGTGCTTTAGCATTGTTTGGGGCTTTTCCGATGGAGATTTTTCCAACAGTGTTTTACGGCTGGATTTTTGGCGACATCATTGTGCTCGCCACAATTGGTACCATAATGACGGTGGTTTTAACGCCTTTTATCGTGAAGTCTGGCTCATACGTGCGCAAATACTTCAGTTAAGCCTTACTTTTTCGCCGTTTTCAAAAAGGTAAATTTTACCCAAAAAAGACAAGCCATCCCCGTTAGCTACTATTGCTGAGCCTTTAGGAACAGCATAAACCCGCTCCTGCAAAGAAAACCGCAAAAGTGCTTCATCATTGACCCTTTTGTAATGAGCTTTAAGAGTTAGGTCCACCAATCCGAAGCCGTCAATTAGCCGCATCTTCTTGCTGTCCCGAAGAGTAACCACGCACCGATTGCACAGCACCAGTGCACCCGCGCTTCTGCCCACAACTGTGCCCTTGTATTTTTTTAGGAGCTTATCAACGCCACTACGATTTAGCCTTTCAATCAACACACTGGGTTGCCCGCCTGTCAAATAAACAAGATTTGCCTCAGAGAGTTTACGCTCAATATCCTCAATACCCTCAGAGTAATCTACTGCGTTGATTTCGCCTGCGCCTAAACCTCGAAAATAATCCCACAGCCTTTTCTGCCTCAAATAGTTGCGGTCAAAGCTTGCTCGTGCCCACGAAAAAACCAGAACCGACGGTTTCTCTCCAGCGTCGGCGAATGCGGCTTCGTTTACGGGTTTAGCGTCTTGGCGACGGATGTTTTCTCCGCCCAGCAGGTAAAACTTTGCCATACCTCAAAAAGGAAGTTGGTGCCTAAAAAAGGCAACGACAAAACAGTTAAAGCATCATCAACCACACCAGCATATTTGGTGCCTATTAGAAACTCCTTGCAGAACCTATAGAGGGGTAGGTGCTATTAACGGATTTTGCGTCCAAACGGCTACTTATCTGATGTGAAGTGAATAAAATTGTGCTTGATTTGCTTGTTTTTTGGGTGCTGTTGTCGTGGTTGCTTGTAGTGGATAGAGAAAGTTTTTATTA is a window of Candidatus Bathyarchaeota archaeon DNA encoding:
- a CDS encoding Type 1 glutamine amidotransferase-like domain-containing protein, with protein sequence MAKFYLLGGENIRRQDAKPVNEAAFADAGEKPSVLVFSWARASFDRNYLRQKRLWDYFRGLGAGEINAVDYSEGIEDIERKLSEANLVYLTGGQPSVLIERLNRSGVDKLLKKYKGTVVGRSAGALVLCNRCVVTLRDSKKMRLIDGFGLVDLTLKAHYKRVNDEALLRFSLQERVYAVPKGSAIVANGDGLSFLGKIYLFENGEKVRLN